A stretch of Candidatus Sericytochromatia bacterium DNA encodes these proteins:
- a CDS encoding class I SAM-dependent methyltransferase produces the protein MSERPWRCHAACFEADQLNPMLAVSPWAGHRAFVYDWVVWMRPRTLVELGSHYGCSLFTFAQAAKDHRLDLAITAVDTWAGDAHTGPYDASVFALVERTRQAHFADLSLQLRRESFAAARAGVPPGSVDLLHLDGCHDYAATRADDEAWRDALAPDGVILFHDVAPDCGYGSARYWAELRAQHPHLEFLQHSYGLGLLFPKGDRRLRDFIQTGAADWLEYYRHQAEAALLGRQVQDQAHQLEARWGIMQRMEAMIQDRDAAIASQARLLEERWGVMQRMEAMIQDRDGAIASQARLLEERWAIMQQLEALIQERDAALAARRLGPSPGGHA, from the coding sequence ATGAGCGAACGTCCCTGGCGCTGCCACGCCGCCTGCTTCGAGGCCGACCAGCTCAACCCCATGCTGGCCGTCTCGCCCTGGGCCGGCCATCGCGCCTTCGTGTACGACTGGGTCGTCTGGATGCGCCCGCGCACGCTGGTGGAACTGGGCAGCCATTACGGCTGCTCGCTGTTCACCTTCGCCCAGGCCGCCAAGGACCACCGCCTCGACCTGGCGATCACGGCCGTCGACACCTGGGCTGGCGATGCCCACACGGGCCCCTACGACGCGTCCGTTTTCGCGCTGGTCGAACGCACCCGCCAGGCTCACTTTGCCGACCTGTCGCTGCAGCTACGCCGCGAAAGCTTCGCCGCGGCTCGGGCCGGCGTGCCGCCCGGCAGTGTGGACCTGCTGCATCTGGATGGGTGCCACGACTACGCGGCCACGCGGGCGGATGACGAGGCCTGGCGCGACGCCCTCGCGCCGGACGGGGTGATCCTGTTCCACGACGTGGCGCCCGACTGCGGCTACGGCTCGGCCCGCTACTGGGCCGAGCTGCGCGCGCAGCATCCGCATCTGGAATTTCTACAGCACAGCTACGGGCTCGGGCTGCTGTTCCCCAAGGGCGATCGCCGGCTGCGCGACTTCATCCAAACCGGCGCTGCCGACTGGCTCGAATACTACCGGCATCAGGCCGAGGCCGCCCTGCTGGGCCGGCAGGTGCAGGATCAGGCACACCAGCTGGAGGCGCGCTGGGGGATCATGCAGCGGATGGAGGCCATGATCCAGGACCGCGACGCGGCGATCGCCTCCCAGGCGCGCCTGCTGGAGGAGCGCTGGGGGGTCATGCAGCGGATGGAGGCCATGATCCAGGACCGCGACGGGGCGATCGCCAGCCAGGCACGCCTGCTGGAGGAACGCTGGGCCATCATGCAGCAGCTGGAGGCCCTGATCCAGGAGCGCGACGCGGCCCTGGCTGCGCGGCGCCTGGGGCCTTCCCCGGGGGGGCACGCGTGA
- a CDS encoding ABC transporter ATP-binding protein, with the protein MSCEPAGAASPPVIRVHGLGKRYRLQAPGLARLKEVLWGDGGASPHDFWALRDVSFSAQRGETLALIGRNGSGKSTLLQLLVGTLAPSEGTAEVGGRVAALLELGAGFNPDFTGRENVQLNAALLGLGPDELAAEFEAIAAFAEIGDFLDQPVRTYSSGMLVRLAFAVAVHTRPEVLIIDEALAVGDFLFQQKCFHHLETVLAGCTKLLVTHDMAAVARLADRALVLEGGRVVFAGGPSDAITAYQRRCRGLSRPASPAMPPAPAPTALSESWEAIPESRRSGRQQARITAFACAVGGDPTRRRVAPGERVSWRVRLELDAPLTAPILGYQAQDRFGTVLFGDNTASWPQPLAPLPAGQHELAFSLRWPTIAPDRVGLTFGLGDGQDALHHQIECWAHNVVVLENDPGVPVHGLFNVPLEALTEAEYPA; encoded by the coding sequence ATGTCCTGTGAACCAGCCGGCGCGGCCAGCCCCCCCGTGATCCGCGTCCACGGGCTAGGCAAACGTTACCGCCTGCAAGCGCCCGGCCTCGCGCGGCTCAAGGAGGTGCTGTGGGGGGACGGCGGAGCCTCGCCGCACGATTTCTGGGCCCTGCGTGACGTGAGTTTTTCGGCGCAGCGGGGCGAGACGCTGGCGCTGATCGGACGCAACGGCAGCGGCAAGAGCACCCTGTTGCAGCTCTTGGTGGGCACGCTGGCGCCCTCGGAAGGCACCGCCGAGGTCGGCGGGCGGGTGGCCGCCTTGCTGGAACTCGGTGCCGGTTTCAACCCGGACTTCACGGGGCGGGAAAACGTTCAGTTGAATGCGGCCCTGCTCGGGCTCGGGCCGGATGAACTGGCGGCCGAATTCGAGGCGATCGCGGCCTTCGCCGAGATCGGGGACTTCCTCGACCAGCCCGTGCGCACCTACTCCAGCGGCATGCTGGTCCGGTTGGCCTTCGCGGTGGCCGTGCACACCCGTCCCGAGGTGCTGATCATCGATGAGGCGCTGGCCGTGGGCGACTTCCTGTTCCAGCAGAAATGCTTTCATCACCTGGAGACGGTCCTGGCCGGCTGCACCAAGCTGCTGGTCACGCACGACATGGCGGCCGTGGCGCGCCTGGCCGACCGGGCGCTGGTGCTGGAAGGGGGCCGCGTGGTGTTCGCGGGCGGCCCCTCGGATGCCATCACGGCCTACCAGCGACGGTGCCGCGGGCTGAGCCGGCCAGCCTCCCCCGCGATGCCCCCCGCGCCTGCTCCGACCGCCCTGAGCGAGAGCTGGGAGGCCATTCCCGAGTCCCGCCGCAGCGGCCGACAGCAGGCCCGCATCACGGCCTTTGCCTGTGCGGTGGGCGGGGATCCGACCCGCCGCCGCGTGGCCCCGGGCGAGCGCGTCAGCTGGCGGGTGCGGCTGGAACTCGACGCACCGCTGACAGCCCCCATCCTCGGCTACCAGGCGCAAGACCGCTTCGGTACCGTGCTGTTCGGCGACAACACGGCCTCATGGCCCCAGCCGCTGGCGCCTCTGCCCGCCGGCCAGCACGAACTGGCTTTCAGCCTGCGCTGGCCGACCATCGCGCCCGATCGGGTCGGCCTGACCTTCGGCCTGGGCGACGGTCAGGACGCGCTCCACCACCAGATCGAATGTTGGGCCCACAATGTGGTCGTGCTGGAGAATGACCCGGGCGTGCCGGTTCACGGCCTGTTCAACGTGCCCTTGGAAGCCCTGACCGAGGCGGAGTACCCCGCATGA
- a CDS encoding ABC transporter permease — protein sequence MTARRDRPPPPWRHLPLLAQLVRRDVAARYRGSWLGLGWSLLQPLLLLAVYTFVFGMVFPSRWPQAMPGQAGFAAALYCGLLPFSVLAECLARAPGLVLNHPNYVKKVVFPLALLAWVPLGTALYHAGLGLLLLLAYLSLTRAGLGPALLTLPLLLVPLAGLCLGCGWGLSALGIYLRDVGQVVGLGTTLLLFLSPVFYPLAAVPVPYRDWLALNPLTALIEQTRAIVLWQQWPDPGSVGALWLGSGLIAAAGYAFFERTRRGFADVL from the coding sequence ATGACCGCCCGGCGCGATCGCCCGCCGCCCCCCTGGCGGCACCTGCCCCTGCTCGCCCAGCTGGTTCGCCGCGATGTGGCGGCTCGCTATCGCGGCAGCTGGCTGGGGCTGGGCTGGTCCCTGCTGCAGCCGCTGCTGCTGCTGGCGGTCTACACCTTCGTCTTCGGGATGGTCTTTCCGTCCCGCTGGCCCCAGGCCATGCCGGGGCAGGCGGGTTTTGCCGCCGCGCTGTATTGCGGCCTGCTGCCGTTTAGCGTGCTGGCCGAGTGCCTGGCGCGCGCGCCAGGACTCGTGCTGAACCATCCGAACTATGTGAAAAAGGTGGTCTTTCCGCTGGCGCTCCTGGCCTGGGTGCCGCTGGGCACGGCCCTGTACCACGCGGGGCTTGGCTTGCTGCTGCTGCTCGCCTATCTGAGCCTGACCCGGGCGGGCCTGGGACCCGCGTTGCTGACGCTGCCCCTGCTGCTCGTGCCCTTGGCGGGCCTGTGCCTCGGCTGCGGCTGGGGGCTTTCGGCCCTCGGCATCTACCTGCGCGACGTGGGTCAGGTGGTGGGGCTGGGGACCACCCTGCTGCTGTTCCTCTCCCCGGTCTTCTATCCGCTCGCGGCCGTGCCCGTGCCCTATCGCGATTGGCTGGCGCTCAACCCGCTCACCGCGCTGATCGAACAGACGCGGGCGATCGTCCTGTGGCAGCAATGGCCGGATCCCGGCAGCGTCGGGGCGCTCTGGCTGGGGTCCGGCCTGATCGCCGCGGCCGGTTACGCCTTTTTTGAACGCACCCGGCGAGGGTTCGCGGATGTCCTGTGA
- a CDS encoding HAD family hydrolase translates to MNRSADQPAGQPLATQLPEARPEWLCLDLFDTLLARRVHPEDVKRLVCERLSRILPLGLDGGALYARRAALERRLCEANQARGLDLEFSLPEALRALWEALPPGAGVSQAQFLAWGEALEVTTECALTIPDPEGLALLQQARQEGLPCCLVSDFYMPAPWLRQLLGFHDLERHFHHVIVSADTGLTKRSGRQWPGVIAALQAPPAQLVMVGDNAEADFENARAHGLQAVHLDRRARQADYAAWSRAARAPRAGAALIAEALAPTEGSVFPELALSLFCFTEALADRLLRDGVRDVFFLAREGQLLKRLFDAYQARRYPQAPFAIRSHYLEASRRATFLPSLGPLEHETFETLFRQYRRISPLEFLQSLGLEAEWPDWGDPPGLDWTRREADFPSSEAWARLRALPAFQAAYARARAASQAGLSAYLAGFARQQADERLVLVDVGWKGTIQDHLSRFLAQAPELGFRQVTGYYLGLVAPGAAGPGNEKHGLLFDLNQGSAPQAAVFNENRALFEVALGADHGAASGYARGEDGRGLVRRSPFEEAALYQQRVAPLQAQLVSRFNRLDEDLQRQIYAPDWLYAETTRHHARMVFAATPAERHWFQTIFHLENFGVFERSHFDQGETGHTLLAQARFAWQLLRTRPRGELGFWPWLRCRERGGAWLATLYRWYRLRPEVLRR, encoded by the coding sequence GTGAACCGGTCGGCCGACCAGCCAGCAGGGCAGCCCCTGGCGACCCAGCTGCCCGAGGCGCGCCCGGAGTGGCTCTGCCTGGACCTGTTCGACACGCTGCTGGCGCGCCGGGTCCATCCGGAGGACGTGAAGCGGCTCGTGTGCGAGCGGTTGAGCCGGATCCTGCCGCTGGGCCTCGATGGGGGGGCCCTCTATGCCCGGCGCGCCGCGCTGGAGCGCCGGCTGTGCGAGGCCAACCAGGCACGCGGGCTCGACTTGGAGTTCAGCCTGCCGGAGGCGCTGCGGGCGCTCTGGGAGGCCCTGCCGCCGGGGGCCGGCGTGTCGCAGGCGCAGTTTCTGGCCTGGGGCGAGGCGCTGGAAGTGACGACGGAGTGCGCCCTGACCATCCCCGACCCGGAAGGCCTGGCGCTGCTGCAGCAGGCCCGCCAGGAAGGGCTGCCCTGCTGCCTGGTCAGCGACTTTTACATGCCGGCCCCCTGGCTGCGGCAGCTGCTGGGCTTCCACGACCTCGAGCGGCATTTCCACCACGTCATCGTCTCCGCCGATACCGGCTTGACCAAGCGCAGCGGACGCCAGTGGCCGGGGGTGATCGCGGCCTTGCAAGCCCCCCCGGCGCAGCTGGTGATGGTGGGCGACAACGCCGAGGCCGATTTCGAGAACGCCCGCGCCCACGGCCTGCAGGCCGTGCATCTGGATCGGCGCGCGCGCCAGGCCGACTACGCCGCCTGGTCCCGGGCCGCGCGGGCCCCGCGCGCCGGTGCCGCCCTGATCGCCGAGGCGCTGGCCCCGACCGAGGGCTCGGTCTTCCCGGAACTGGCCCTGTCGCTGTTCTGCTTCACCGAGGCGCTCGCGGACCGCTTGCTGCGCGACGGCGTGCGGGACGTCTTCTTTCTGGCACGCGAGGGGCAGCTGCTCAAGCGCCTGTTCGACGCCTATCAGGCCCGCCGTTACCCGCAGGCGCCCTTCGCGATCCGCAGCCACTACCTGGAGGCCTCGCGGCGCGCCACCTTCCTGCCCTCGCTCGGGCCGCTCGAACACGAGACCTTCGAGACCCTGTTCCGCCAGTATCGCCGCATCTCCCCGCTGGAATTTCTGCAGAGCCTGGGGCTGGAGGCGGAATGGCCCGACTGGGGCGACCCGCCAGGCCTGGACTGGACGCGGCGCGAGGCGGATTTCCCCAGCAGCGAGGCCTGGGCGCGCCTGCGGGCGCTGCCGGCCTTCCAGGCGGCCTATGCCCGGGCCCGGGCAGCCAGCCAGGCCGGCCTGAGCGCCTACCTGGCCGGCTTTGCCCGGCAGCAAGCCGACGAGCGGCTGGTGCTGGTGGACGTCGGCTGGAAGGGCACGATCCAGGATCATCTGAGCCGCTTCCTGGCCCAGGCACCCGAGCTGGGTTTCCGCCAGGTCACGGGCTACTACCTCGGCCTGGTGGCCCCGGGCGCGGCCGGCCCGGGCAACGAGAAGCACGGCTTGCTGTTCGATCTGAACCAGGGGAGCGCGCCCCAAGCGGCCGTGTTCAATGAGAATCGTGCCCTCTTCGAGGTGGCGCTCGGCGCCGATCACGGTGCAGCCAGCGGCTACGCGCGGGGCGAGGACGGTCGTGGCCTGGTGCGGCGCAGCCCCTTCGAGGAGGCCGCACTGTACCAGCAACGGGTAGCCCCCCTGCAAGCGCAGCTCGTGAGCCGTTTCAACCGGCTGGACGAGGACCTGCAACGCCAGATCTACGCCCCGGACTGGTTGTACGCCGAAACCACGCGCCACCACGCCCGCATGGTGTTTGCGGCCACGCCCGCGGAGCGTCACTGGTTCCAGACGATCTTTCACCTCGAAAATTTCGGCGTCTTCGAACGGAGCCATTTCGATCAGGGCGAAACGGGCCACACGCTGCTCGCGCAAGCGCGATTCGCCTGGCAGCTGCTGCGGACACGCCCCCGCGGCGAGCTGGGCTTCTGGCCCTGGCTGCGCTGTCGGGAGCGCGGCGGGGCCTGGCTGGCAACCCTCTATCGCTGGTACCGCCTGCGCCCGGAGGTCCTGCGCCGGTGA